In Osmia bicornis bicornis chromosome 10, iOsmBic2.1, whole genome shotgun sequence, one genomic interval encodes:
- the LOC114876258 gene encoding folliculin-interacting protein 2 yields MMPLLDKLFPSRKSFRSNVQTVVASNVGTEEDDRISSLCLGTGQVRILLFRECEWRGRKLLFDSLPLEKRWCKNKTAPFDLKNNASPKNSESVNYSNGRNFEREKTAEDDVSLLSEMVFGTVAMTYRGSSFKIHSMNSPPCIMCTKVFPATEHNTCKQSERVSDEGLGRSVNLDSNSSLRTLLSRPSSGNLSGSESSPEPRKNSTCSSTGSGWDIEIPPPTGSSQSLESNGSSGFGSLSSLRRRWLRAVSTSLARTDSDDAFGVQYWNETGNENKETHVKRHKTRLGLTMLVRLAKGHERKIEARLLEHMALLEGMLDRLRYFCIDANSVNVQNKGMQLPERLYRSSYQLIVSLLRLLTNVNTNRNSCSPLLWHDVLLNSVRIEHKMSTLHYSLQQMCQLLEDIDTKSTNFFLSTVVTAVLTYHLGWIYTTLPVQDRQLMEKLGTWYPCNPLWAQLGDLYGALSNPIRIAHTVVAGDPQKVDLINSVLSFLSYFIRSGIVQKRKEYCCVIEEDIQEAANLLEQARIKRPHLFSSKVICNDRETSTSRRIPRTSVRKKLSVDHSFDTENDNATMQRSYSQYGIERLGAEGSVSSLKRSTTMESNLDSFVLKPLKSERDTKLAMKEFSWDEDGNEKGSVDEKTCASSKVKIVVSEIASQDTDVTKTDPQYSFDFPLRNFEKKVEDDDTEEVFTNSKIDTLQEFDDTCVNTLKLYSTRPGFQTGPGMVNETKNSHVFFMLGDEEKSMKTLSRPRLGYNCQCLFTRVPSTSAQLPEGVLRKIIQRNFPESSKSIQSSAGVPSGSFEFCQKCNGQSFVPSQNYDSCKQVLETPTNATEVLRTCGSTVGDGNVRMSRSNSLEALMEASSVVELPMPRSRKMKKTDSHQDTGFTKTLLQSKIKNEDTNGVNNFETSYTWGLVLQGLPKKKKRRKKKVIKEENKVDVEVEKEWWYCIREECLASARFPTIDQPVAESLCILADLDTWHVGIISNNMPSHTAPLPVGMSRLVSNMLEGFVYLWRKYHSASQCIGILEAKLREMWLKSEALAEVLLATEVCDASIANLTHVLDLDAADIPLLLAVATSHSPEIAQRFGLTLT; encoded by the exons ATGATGCCTTTGCTTGATAAGCTGTTCCCTTCGAGGAAGAGTTTCAGAAGTAACGTTCAAACTGTCGTAGCATCGAATGTCGGAACGGAAGAAGATGATAG GATCTCTTCCTTATGCCTTGGAACGGGTCAAGTTCGGATCTTGTTATTCCGAGAATGCGAATGGCGTGGAAGGAAATTATTGTTCGATTCCCTTCCTTTGGAAAAAAGATGGTGTAAAAATAAAACGGCCCCGTTTGATCTGAAAAATAATGCTAGTCCGAAGAACAGCGAGTCAGTTAACTATTCGAACGGCCGCAATTTTGAG cgGGAAAAAACAGCCGAGGATGACGTGAGTTTATTAAGCGAGATGGTATTTGGTACCGTGGCGATGACCTACAGAGGATCTTCTTTTAAg ATCCATTCGATGAATTCGCCGCCATGTATCATGTGTACGAAAGTTTTCCCAGCTACAGAACACAATACTTGCAAACAGAG CGAGAGAGTATCGGATGAAGGATTGGGTCGTTCCGTGAATTTGGATTCCAATTCCAGTCTGCGAACCCTCT TATCTAGACCAAGTTCCGGCAACTTATCTGGGTCTGAATCGAGCCCTGAACCAAGGAAAAATTCTACTTGTTCTAGTACCGGCAGCGGCTGGGACATAGAAATACCGCCACCGACAGGCA GTTCCCAATCGTTGGAGAGCAATGGATCTTCCGGTTTCGGTAGCCTTTCCAGTTTACGTCGAAGATGGTTGCGAGCGGTTTCCACCTCTTTGGCAAGAACTGATTCCGACGATGCCTTTGGAGTGCAGTATTGGAACGAAActggaaatgaaaataaagaaactcATGTTAAGCGTCATAAAACGAGGCTGGGATTAACTATGTTAGTGCGATTAGCCAAGGGCCATGAAAg GAAGATAGAAGCTCGCCTTTTGGAGCATATGGCTCTGTTGGAAGGAATGCTGGATCGTTTGCGATACTTTTGTATCGATGCGAACAGTGTTAACGTTCAGAACAAAGGGATGCAACTTCCTGAACGACTTTATCGATCTTCATATCAATTGATCGTCTCGTTGTTACGTTTGCTCACTAATGTTAATACTAATCGAAACTCGTGCAGTCCTTTACTATGGCACGATGTATTACTTAATTCAGTGAGAATAGAGCACAAAATGAGTACACTGCATTATAGTTTGCAACAAATGTGTCAGTTGCTCGAAGACATTGACACAAAGTCGACTAACTT TTTTTTAAGTACAGTTGTAACTGCTGTTTTGACATATCATCTTGGTTGGATATATACTACACTGCCTGTTCAAGATCGACAATTg ATGGAAAAATTAGGTACTTGGTACCCCTGTAATCCTCTATGGGCTCAGTTAGGTGACTTGTACGGGGCATTAAGCAACCCCATTAGAATAGCGCACACTGTCGTCGCAGGGGATCCTCAAAAGGTCGATCTGATTAATTCtgttttatcatttctatCATATTTCATTCGTAGCGGAATTGTACAGAAGCGAAAAGAATATTGCTGCGTTATCGAAGAAGATATCCAAGAAGCTGCGAATCTTTTAGAACAAGCAAGAATAAAACGCCCACACTTGTTCAGCTCGAAAGTAATTTGTAATGATCGAGAAACTTCAACGTCTCGACGTATACCGCGTACGTCTGTTCGAAAAAAGCTTTCCGTGGATCATTCGTTTGATACAGAAAACGATAACGCCACGATGCAGCGCTCTTACTCTCAATATGGCATAGAAAGATTAGGAGCAGAAGGATCGGTTAGCTCTCTTAAACGCAGCACCACGATGGAATCGAATCTTGATTCGTTCGTGTTAAAACCGTTAAAGTCTGAAAGAGATACTAAGCTCGCAATGAAGGAATTCTCTTGGGACGAGGACGGAAACGAAAAGGGCTCTGTCGACGAGAAAACTTGCGCGTCGAGCAAGGTTAAAATAGTAGTTAGCGAAATCGCATCGCAAGATACTGACGTAACTAAGACTGATCCGCAATATTCTTTTGACTTTCCATTGCGAAATTTTGAGAAGAAAGTTGAGGATGACGATACCGAAGAGGTATTCACGAATTCAAAGATAGATACCCTTCAAGAATTCGACGATACTTGCGTGAACacgttgaaattatattcCACCAGGCCAGGTTTTCAGACTGGTCCAGGTATGGTGAACGAAACGAAAAATTCTCACGTATTCTTCATGCTCGGCGACGAAGAGAAATCTATGAAAACGTTGTCACGACCGCGGCTTGGATATAATTGTCAATGTTTGTTTACAAGAGTACCAAGCACGTCCGCACAATTGCCAGAAGGAGTGTTGAGAAAAATCATTCAGAGAAATTTTCCTGAGTCTTCCAAAAGTATTCAATCGTCGGCCGGAGTACCATCAGGATCTTTCGAATTTTGTCAAAAGTGTAATGGCCAAAGTTTTGTACCTTCTCAAAATTACGACAGCTGCAAACAAGTTCTGGAAACTCCGACTAACGCGACTGAAGTTCTGCGTACCTGCGGTAGCACGGTCGGCGATGGAAACGTTAGAATGTCTAGATCCAACAGTTTAGAGGCTTTAATGGAAGCTAGTAGCGTTGTTGAATTACCCATGCCACG GTcgagaaaaatgaagaagactGATTCGCACCAGGATACCGGATTCACGAAGACACTTTtacaaagtaaaataaaaaatgaagacACAAACGGAGTGAATAACTTTGAAACTTCTTACACGTGGGGATTAGTGTTACAAGGTTTgccaaaaaagaaaaagaggagaaaaaagaaagttattaaagaagaaaacaaagtCGATGTTGAAGTAGAAAAAGAATGGTGGTATTGTATACGGGAAGAATGCCTTGCAAGTGCACGTTTCCCGACTATCGATCAACCAGTTGCCGAATCACTTTGTATCTTAGCGGATTTAGATACTTGGCACGTTGGGATTATATCTAACAATATGCCTTCCCACACTGCACCCTTGCCAGTTGGTATGTCCAGGCTCGTATCAAACATGCTCGAAGGCTTTGTCTACTTATGGCGGAAATATCATTCAGCTTCACAA TGCATAGGTATACTCGAAGCAAAACTGAGAGAAATGTGGTTAAAAAGTGAAGCATTGGCTGAGGTACTTCTAGCGACAGAAGTATGCGATGCTAGTATTGCAAACTTAACACACGTCCTCGATCTTGATGCAGCAGACATACCACTTCTACTCGCAGTTGCAACTTCCCATTCACCAGAGATAGCACAAAGGTTTGGCCTCACACTTACTTAA
- the LOC114876358 gene encoding dnaJ homolog subfamily B member 13-like — MSCDKVCPCPRGIDYYGVLSLKKNSDDLEIKAAFRRLAIRYNPIRAKDESLWTIFSLVAEAYDVLSNPFKRAIYDQFGEEGLKNGVPGDEGFIQPYIYHGEPMRTYREFFGTESPYADLFHVLTQPSSVLEFPEGRGLKRKEEPLIKTLYLTLLEVPYRRFTLFIVSLSPVLITVDNIGDRYGKPCAYLFLLEYRPIKLISPVPIFSDSDCLRFSIRFSFDTRDDKSKTVTKEKILTIPIKPGIPTGTRIIFPEEGDQGPTKIPGKLLHHFQARKHVSVADVIFITEDRPHETFRREGSDLHMTVDIFLREALTGTVVTVNTLDDRTLRIPITSVIAYVSLSHYRPNYRKYILKEGLPLPENPKDKGNLIITFNIEFPVYLPVSNKTYIKKAFDTSEDIRNTEYIHRLILANKMRRNMDFDVPVRRDPDDEEAKQLDSECNS, encoded by the exons ATGTCTTGTGACAAGGTCTGTCCATGTCCGCGTGGTATAGATTACTATGGAGTATTATCCTTGAAAAAGAACAGTGATGACTTAGAGATCAAGGCAGC ATTTCGCCGTCTGGCGATACGATATAATCCCATACGAGCAAAAGATGAAAGTTTGTGGACCATATTCTCCTTAGTGGCTGAAGCATACGATGTGCTTTCGAACCCTTTTAAACGGGCGATATACGATCAATTCGGTGAAGAAGGCCTTAAAAATGGTGTGCCTGGAGACGAAGGATTTATCCAGCCATACATTTATCACGGTGAACCAATGAGAACTTATAG GGAATTCTTCGGAACGGAAAGTCCTTATGCTGATCTATTCCATGTACTAACACAGCCCTCGTCTGTGCTCGAATTTCCCGAGGGGCGGGGTTTAAAGCGCAAGGAAGAGCCTCTGATAAAAACCTTGTATCTAACCCTACTGGAGGTACCATATCGAcgttttactttatttatagTTTCTCTTTCTCCGGTGTTAATCACCGTAGATAACATCGGGGATCGTTACGGCAAACCTTGTGCTTACTTATTTTTACTTGAATACCGtccaattaaattaatttcaccgGTCCCTATTTTCTCTGATTCTGATTGTCTTCGCTTTTCCATAAGATTTTCCTTCGATACGA GAGATGACAAGTCTAAAACAGTGACGAAAGAAAAGATTCTAACGATACCTATTAAGCCTGGCATCCCGACAGGAACAAGGATCATTTTCCCCGAGGAAGGTGATCAAGGACCCACGAAGATTCCTGGTAAATTGTTACATCATTTTCAGGC TCGAAAGCACGTCAGCGTAGCGGATGTAATCTTCATCACGGAGGACCGGCCTCACGAGACCTTCCGAAGAGAGGGCTCTGACTTGCACATGACGGTCGATATCTTTCTGCGAGAGGCACTGACCGGAACAGTGGTCACCGTCAACACCCTCGACGACAGAACCCTTCGAATACCGATAACGTCTGTCATCGCGTACGTCTCCCTATCGCATTA TAGGCCAAATTATCGGAAATACATACTCAAAGAAGGACTGCCCCTACCGGAAAATCCAAAAGACAAAGGAAACTTGATCATCACGTTCAACATTGAATTTCCGGTGTACCTGCCGGTATCGAATAAAACTTATATTAAGAAGGCATTCGATACGTCAGAAGATATTAGAAACACTGAATACATTCATCGTCTTATTCTGGCTAATAAAATGCGTAGAAACATGGATTTCGATGTACCTGTACGTCGAGATCCTGACGACGAAGAAGCGAAACAGTTGGATTCTGAATGTAATTCTTAG
- the LOC114876351 gene encoding uncharacterized protein LOC114876351 isoform X2 — translation MDCCNYVEAYTGGGHFYQQQHYFCYDNANTEYAGYEPPPISTAIETSARYNGAIPPAYPTDYVYNPKEARLRKAMREQNRELSRRSILQSAIARAGVISGPVNSTTFLDHQHRFGCVSAAGLPINSTVESDRVAEPWFQSTSRTKAIHSPRMNDWYGNVGDPIERLQVMGAMHQRAPDKCKDAMRNQAAAGVATASAAECGAAAFSNNGYPVDFSDVNREREQLRRQENIGDYSEFTDGQKWHPYQNGGGGHQHPRTPHPSQMTGIIHPNVQSIGSHEHGPWNQFCHTGVLPHGPPMPRNIGVRGPRHTVLLRDRLPGRHCEFPEETARLNYNTNKLNVESIRASYSPPQHQMPRLLESSVDSMMDSASTTRIRREDEGPRWEPNGINNGMSMDSLATESNATREKERESRRSAERFEPKKKTVSKPLPGFHQAFGSTEIGRFSRSEFFVNMVGESGGNVEVADTDSSSVSTDRMSEVNGAAVSSATRDTSATATATTTARTFEADAEDSEEASLDDTNNELVATTSIGMYCGQPSTPRWHSPHVGAIGSEI, via the exons ATGGACTGCTGTAACTACGTTGAGGCTTACACGGGAGGGGGTCATTTTTATCAACAGCAACACTACTTTTGCTACGATAACGCGAACACCGAGTACGCCGGATACGAACCGCCTCCGATCTCCACCGCGATCGAAACTAGCGCGCGTTACAACGGGGCGATACCACCTGCCTATCCCACAG ATTACGTGTACAACCCGAAAGAGGCGAGGCTGCGGAAGGCGATGCGCGAACAGAATCGCGAGCTGTCCCGACGATCGATCTTGCAGAGCGCGATCGCGAGAGCTGGGGTAATCTCAGGACCGGTCAACTCTACGACGTTCTTGGATCATCAGCACCGTTTCGGATGCGTGTCAGCGGCTGGTTTGCCGATCAATTCGACGGTGGAGTCGGATCGAGTCGCGGAACCCTGGTTCCAGTCGACGTCCAGAACGAAAGCGATTCACTCGCCGCGAATGAACGATTGGTATGGCAACGTTGGCGATCCGATCGAAAGACTTCAAGTTATGGGCGCGATGCACCAGCGTGCACCCGACAAATGCAAGGACGCGATGAGAAATCAAGCTGCGGCCGGTGTGGCCACCGCTTCGGCCGCGGAATGCGGTGCCGCCGCGTTCTCCAACAACGGATACCCCGTTGATTTCAGCGACGTGAACCGTGAACGGGAGCAGCTGCGTCGTCAGGAAAATATCGGGGACTATTCCGAATTTACCGACGGCCAGAAATGGCATCCCTATCAG AACGGTGGAGGTGGTCATCAGCATCCCAGAACGCCTCATCCTTCACAAATGACCGGTATCATTCATCCGAACGTTCAGAGCATCGGCTCCCATGAACACGGACCGTGGAATCAGTTCTGTCACACCGGTGTCCTACCCC ATGGTCCACCTATGCCCAGAAACATTGGAGTCCGTGGACCACGACACACCGTGTTGCTGCGGGACCGTCTACCCGGTAGACACTGCGAATTTCCCGAGGAAACGGCACGGTTAAATTACAATACCAATAAACTTAACGTAGAGAGCATACGGGCGTCCTATTCGCCTCCTCAGCATCAG ATGCCGAGATTGCTCGAATCGTCGGTCGATTCTATGATGGATTCCGCGTCCACGACGAGGATCCGTCGCGAGGACGAAGGACCCAGGTGGGAGCCGAACGGCATCAACAATGGAATGTCCATGGACAGCCTAGCGACG GAATCTAACGCGACCCGCGAAAAGGAACGGGAATCTCGTCGGTCCGCCGAGAGATtcgagccgaagaagaagaCTGTTAGCAAACCGTTGCCCGGCTTTCATCAGGCGTTCGGATCGACGGAGATCGGCAGGTTTTCACGATCGGAGTTCTTCGTGAACATGGTCGGCGAGAGCGGCGGAAACGTGGAAGTGGCAGACACGGATAGTAGCAGCGTAAGTACAGATCGTATGTCAGAGGTAAACGGAGCCGCAGTCAGCAGCGCGACGCGTGATACGAGCGCAACCGCAACCGCAACGACGACCGCGAGGACTTTCGAAGCCGACGCCGAGGACAGCGAAGAGGCAAGCTTGGACGATACGAACAACGAGCTAGTCGCCACCACCTCGATCGGCATGTACTGCGGACAACCGAGCACCCCTCGTTGGCACAGCCCTCACGTAGGCGCCATAGGTAGCGAAATTTAA
- the LOC114876351 gene encoding uncharacterized protein LOC114876351 isoform X1: MDASEMILNLVHKAAIKAEVNEKHPSDHENDSSPDQLVKNSQKEERKEATFKVSLATNNQDLESDKENVSRKKIRVEARQICNNREKGEEEKILVLQQLGRSQTRPEGFPAFLCIDGRIADSSGVKRKIPRPANAFMLFANEWRKKLAAENPRESNKDISVRLGILWKNMAKDVKEKYFALAREVDAEHKRKYPDYVYNPKEARLRKAMREQNRELSRRSILQSAIARAGVISGPVNSTTFLDHQHRFGCVSAAGLPINSTVESDRVAEPWFQSTSRTKAIHSPRMNDWYGNVGDPIERLQVMGAMHQRAPDKCKDAMRNQAAAGVATASAAECGAAAFSNNGYPVDFSDVNREREQLRRQENIGDYSEFTDGQKWHPYQNGGGGHQHPRTPHPSQMTGIIHPNVQSIGSHEHGPWNQFCHTGVLPHGPPMPRNIGVRGPRHTVLLRDRLPGRHCEFPEETARLNYNTNKLNVESIRASYSPPQHQMPRLLESSVDSMMDSASTTRIRREDEGPRWEPNGINNGMSMDSLATESNATREKERESRRSAERFEPKKKTVSKPLPGFHQAFGSTEIGRFSRSEFFVNMVGESGGNVEVADTDSSSVSTDRMSEVNGAAVSSATRDTSATATATTTARTFEADAEDSEEASLDDTNNELVATTSIGMYCGQPSTPRWHSPHVGAIGSEI; the protein is encoded by the exons ATGGATGCTTctgaaatgattttaaatctCGTGCACAAAG CTGCAATCAAGGCAGAAGTTAACGAGAAGCATCCCTCTGATCATGAGAACGATTCGTCCCCGGATCAGCTCGTTAAAAATTCCCAAAAAGAGGAACGTAAAGAAGCAACGTTCAAGGTTTCCTTAGCGACGAACAATCAGGATTTGGAAAGTGATAAGGAGAACGTGTCAAGGAAGAAGATTCGAGTGGAAGCGAGGCAGATTTGCAATAATCGAGAAAAAGGCGAGGAGGAGAAAATCTTGGTACTGCAGCAACTCGGTCGATCGCAGACACGTCCAGAAGGATTTCCAGCATTTCTATGCATTGACGGCAGGATTGCTGATTCAAGCGGAGTTAAACGGAAAATCCCGAGACCAGCGAACGCCTTTATGCTCTTCGCGAACGAATGGCGCAAGAAATTAGCCGCTGAGAATCCTCGAGAGTCCAATAAGGATATCAGCGTTAG atTAGGTATACTTTGGAAGAACATGGCAAAAGACGTGAAGGAAAAATACTTTGCACTGGCCCGGGAAGTGGACGCAGAGCACAAGAGGAAGTATCCCG ATTACGTGTACAACCCGAAAGAGGCGAGGCTGCGGAAGGCGATGCGCGAACAGAATCGCGAGCTGTCCCGACGATCGATCTTGCAGAGCGCGATCGCGAGAGCTGGGGTAATCTCAGGACCGGTCAACTCTACGACGTTCTTGGATCATCAGCACCGTTTCGGATGCGTGTCAGCGGCTGGTTTGCCGATCAATTCGACGGTGGAGTCGGATCGAGTCGCGGAACCCTGGTTCCAGTCGACGTCCAGAACGAAAGCGATTCACTCGCCGCGAATGAACGATTGGTATGGCAACGTTGGCGATCCGATCGAAAGACTTCAAGTTATGGGCGCGATGCACCAGCGTGCACCCGACAAATGCAAGGACGCGATGAGAAATCAAGCTGCGGCCGGTGTGGCCACCGCTTCGGCCGCGGAATGCGGTGCCGCCGCGTTCTCCAACAACGGATACCCCGTTGATTTCAGCGACGTGAACCGTGAACGGGAGCAGCTGCGTCGTCAGGAAAATATCGGGGACTATTCCGAATTTACCGACGGCCAGAAATGGCATCCCTATCAG AACGGTGGAGGTGGTCATCAGCATCCCAGAACGCCTCATCCTTCACAAATGACCGGTATCATTCATCCGAACGTTCAGAGCATCGGCTCCCATGAACACGGACCGTGGAATCAGTTCTGTCACACCGGTGTCCTACCCC ATGGTCCACCTATGCCCAGAAACATTGGAGTCCGTGGACCACGACACACCGTGTTGCTGCGGGACCGTCTACCCGGTAGACACTGCGAATTTCCCGAGGAAACGGCACGGTTAAATTACAATACCAATAAACTTAACGTAGAGAGCATACGGGCGTCCTATTCGCCTCCTCAGCATCAG ATGCCGAGATTGCTCGAATCGTCGGTCGATTCTATGATGGATTCCGCGTCCACGACGAGGATCCGTCGCGAGGACGAAGGACCCAGGTGGGAGCCGAACGGCATCAACAATGGAATGTCCATGGACAGCCTAGCGACG GAATCTAACGCGACCCGCGAAAAGGAACGGGAATCTCGTCGGTCCGCCGAGAGATtcgagccgaagaagaagaCTGTTAGCAAACCGTTGCCCGGCTTTCATCAGGCGTTCGGATCGACGGAGATCGGCAGGTTTTCACGATCGGAGTTCTTCGTGAACATGGTCGGCGAGAGCGGCGGAAACGTGGAAGTGGCAGACACGGATAGTAGCAGCGTAAGTACAGATCGTATGTCAGAGGTAAACGGAGCCGCAGTCAGCAGCGCGACGCGTGATACGAGCGCAACCGCAACCGCAACGACGACCGCGAGGACTTTCGAAGCCGACGCCGAGGACAGCGAAGAGGCAAGCTTGGACGATACGAACAACGAGCTAGTCGCCACCACCTCGATCGGCATGTACTGCGGACAACCGAGCACCCCTCGTTGGCACAGCCCTCACGTAGGCGCCATAGGTAGCGAAATTTAA